TCCTTTTTCTTGGATATTTTAGCCATAGTATCCTCATTTAAATTAACCTTGTTAACAATAAATATTAAACTAACACTAAGTATAAAGATAACTACAATAAGATTTCCCATTGACTTCATTATTTTATCTGAAACTATATAGCCTCCATTAACAACAGCATTTACTCTCAAATATTGTGGAATACACAAGCTGTCTATTATCTTTATAACCATTACTTCATCTATATTAAATTTATCAAGCAAAAAAACTAAATTTGTTTCAACAGCATATGGAAAATATATAACTGCAATTCCAAGTACCGTGCCAAAAACACTATTTTTACATACACATTGTACACATATACACAAAATATAGATAGAAAAATACACAAAAAAGCTTACAATAAAGAAACCAATAATATATTTAAATCTAATTACACTTTTCAAATATATATAGTTATCGATAAACATAATTGAGTTTATAATGAATCCTATAAAACTTGCTACAAATATAATAAATACTCCAACTAAAACTTTTGAAATCACCCTTTGTCCTTTATTAAATGGCATATAATTCATTAAATTTCTTGTAGTATTCTTTCTATCACTTCTTATAATAATATAGGACAGCATAGCTATAATAAGCATAACTAAATAAATTTCAGTTCCATAATTAAAAAATATCCTAAAGCCAAAATAATTACCTAGCCTATGTTTACTTACAATCCGCATCGCATCATTCATGCCAAAAAATTTAGAATTAAATATAGATAATAAAATAATTATCCACCATACACTTTTAAAGTCTTTATAAATAAGCGCCTTATTTAAGTACCTCTTCATATCTCATATCTCCCCCCACAGAATATATAAACATGTCTTCAAGATTCATGCCTACTTCTTCTCTAAAAACAATATTACATTCATCTAATTTTTTTACAAATGCATCATTATATCTATTAGTTATTATGTTGTAAACTCTTCCCACCTTTTCTACCTTTAAAACACCAGGTAAACTCTCCATATTTTCTGGAACTTTATCCTTAAATACTACCTGAACCTTTCTTATCTCCTTTTTCATTTTTTCTATAGAATTTTTATATACCATTTCTCCATTTATAAGGATTCCAATTTCATCACATATTCTTTCAATACTACTTAGATTATGTGAAGATATAAAAACCGTTGTTTTCCTTGTAGCAACCTCATCTAAAATAATATTCGTAACCTGTCTTTTTGCTATTGGATCTAAGCCTCCTGTAGGTTCATCAAGAATAAGAACCTTGGGCATTATACTTAAATTTAACATTAAAGCTAACTTCATTTTCATACCCTTTGAAAGCTTTTTTACAGATGATGCCTTTGGTATATTAAAAATTTTATTTAACTCTTCAAATTTCTTCATATTAAAATCTTCATATGTCATTCTATAAAATTTAATTAGATTATTTATATTAAAATATGAAAAATAATCATTCTGATCTGCAACATAGCCTATATGCTTTTTTATATTAGGATTATCAAATACCTCCCCCTCAAGTATTTTAACTTCTCCACTATCAGTTTTATAAATTGCTGTCAAACATTTTATAAGTGTAGTTTTTCCCGCTCC
The Clostridium felsineum DSM 794 DNA segment above includes these coding regions:
- a CDS encoding ABC transporter permease; amino-acid sequence: MKRYLNKALIYKDFKSVWWIIILLSIFNSKFFGMNDAMRIVSKHRLGNYFGFRIFFNYGTEIYLVMLIIAMLSYIIIRSDRKNTTRNLMNYMPFNKGQRVISKVLVGVFIIFVASFIGFIINSIMFIDNYIYLKSVIRFKYIIGFFIVSFFVYFSIYILCICVQCVCKNSVFGTVLGIAVIYFPYAVETNLVFLLDKFNIDEVMVIKIIDSLCIPQYLRVNAVVNGGYIVSDKIMKSMGNLIVVIFILSVSLIFIVNKVNLNEDTMAKISKKKEIIFKIFSALALSFLVSNGISKTMRVQNSSRIYIVIIDIVLFIICYFVYERIDKIIKLSRYGWSE
- a CDS encoding ABC transporter ATP-binding protein, with protein sequence MISIKGVSKTIENKEILKNISLEVKEGNIFGLIGPNGAGKTTLIKCLTAIYKTDSGEVKILEGEVFDNPNIKKHIGYVADQNDYFSYFNINNLIKFYRMTYEDFNMKKFEELNKIFNIPKASSVKKLSKGMKMKLALMLNLSIMPKVLILDEPTGGLDPIAKRQVTNIILDEVATRKTTVFISSHNLSSIERICDEIGILINGEMVYKNSIEKMKKEIRKVQVVFKDKVPENMESLPGVLKVEKVGRVYNIITNRYNDAFVKKLDECNIVFREEVGMNLEDMFIYSVGGDMRYEEVLK